In Haliaeetus albicilla chromosome 2, bHalAlb1.1, whole genome shotgun sequence, a single genomic region encodes these proteins:
- the SLA2 gene encoding src-like-adapter 2 codes for MGSLPSREKPLSIPPPVADMVQPPPPMQADPSGFLAVALCDFPASAGAATVLRMGEQLRVLSEDGEWWLVASEVSRKKCHVPSSCVAKIRHRWLYEGVSRQKAEELLLRPGNRSGSFLIRESQTRQGCYSLSVRRSERASWDSVTHYHIYRLENGWLYISPRLTFPSLHDLVDHYSEFGEGLCCLLREPCSMEGARVAPISTLPTVMKPSLNWDKIDSSLLLSEATSPPEEDSPISLGLREAISSYLLLTDRATPKQSPAGKGAKNS; via the exons ATGGGGAGCCTGCCCAGCCGGGAGAAGCCGCTCAGTATCCCACCACCAGTTGCTGACATGGTGCAGCCCCCACCACCCATGCAGGCAG ACCCCAGCGGCTTCCTGGCTGTGGCCCTCTGCGACTTCCCTGCCAGCGCAGGGGCAGCCACCGTCCTGAGGATGGGAGAGCAGCTCCGTGTCCTCTCTGA GGATGGAGAGTGGTGGCTGGTGGCATCCGAGGTGTCCAGAAAAAAGTGCCACGTCCCCAGCAGCTGTGTGGCCAAGATCAGGCACAG GTGGCTGTATGAGGGTGTCAGCCGGCAGaaggcagaggagctgctgctccGGCCAGGCAACCGCAGCGGGTCCTTCCTGATACGGGAGAGCCAGACCAGGCAAG GCTGCTACTCACTGTCAGTGCGCCGCAGCGAGCGTGCCTCCTGGGACTCGGTGACACACTACCACATCTACCGCCTGGAGAACGGCTGGCTCTACATCTCACCCCGGCTCACTTTCCCCAGCCTACACGACCTGGTGGACCACTACTCTG agTTTGGAGAGGGGCTGTGCTGCCTCCTCAGGGAGCCCTGCTCCATGGAAGGGGCAAGGGTGGCCCCAATCTCCACCCTGCCCACTGTCATGAAGCCATCGCTCAACTGGGACAAGATTGACAG ctccctcctgctctcAGAGGCCACATCCCCACCAGAGGAGGACTCTCCCATCAGCCTGGGCCTGAGGGAAGCCATCAGCTCCTACCTTCTCCTGACAGACAGAGCCACACCCAAGCAGAgccctgcagggaagggggCAAAGAACAGCTGA